The Corynebacterium camporealensis genome contains a region encoding:
- a CDS encoding SPOR domain-containing protein, with protein MSPVTSSLFNDYSRAVAQFQLSSGGHYPGPSMPMNTLGQLIGAADGINSADLVNHTNNAVGRRRPSRGGPGLSDVLAGTSMLVGNGALEERLSRVQEDHEQNRRDADHLSQSAEECACAIDDVVGVSESALGEIINAITPLLSVLTMVLSRHPLGMFIKPIISMIGGRLIDEANSHIMNTCHERDEALDACYAEFERRCEEVCNRELPPEAPEPADGECPAPTKPAACPEPPKPVDCQEEPPAPTGKKPEPPTQPADCPPEPVKPTPPPAKPEVPPTTPAPPAKPTPPPVSPPPTVPPTVPAPAPTVPADTPDPCPPEKPKPTPPPTVPADAPDPCPPEEQTPPPAVPPVVEEPCPPERPEPEPEPVSEEPCPEPVPPAECEPEVSCCGCLGAVGAGVALIGLGALAVAALECLEGAIPPEPCPPEEPADEPEPKPEPKTEPEPAPEPEEPVKPGPPVDLDKVPEPDPPPKKMEAVQAQAPAPEPAPVAPAEAPAPPPPAPEPPAEPAPEENQEEDKNRARKAGQW; from the coding sequence ATGAGCCCGGTAACCTCCAGCCTGTTCAACGATTACTCCCGGGCAGTCGCCCAATTCCAGCTTTCCAGCGGCGGACACTATCCCGGCCCCAGTATGCCCATGAACACCCTGGGTCAGCTCATCGGTGCCGCCGACGGCATCAACTCCGCCGACCTGGTCAATCACACCAACAATGCCGTGGGCCGACGTCGTCCCTCCCGCGGCGGGCCCGGGCTTAGCGATGTCCTTGCCGGCACCAGCATGCTCGTGGGCAATGGCGCCTTAGAAGAGCGCTTGTCACGCGTCCAAGAAGACCACGAACAAAATCGCCGCGACGCGGACCACCTCAGCCAATCTGCCGAGGAATGCGCCTGCGCTATCGACGACGTCGTCGGTGTATCCGAATCCGCCCTCGGCGAAATCATCAACGCAATCACCCCGCTGCTTAGCGTGCTGACTATGGTGCTATCGCGCCACCCACTGGGCATGTTCATCAAACCGATCATCTCCATGATCGGCGGCCGCCTCATCGATGAGGCCAACAGTCACATCATGAACACCTGCCATGAGCGCGACGAAGCTCTCGACGCCTGCTACGCCGAATTCGAGCGCCGCTGCGAGGAAGTCTGCAACCGCGAACTTCCACCTGAAGCACCCGAACCTGCCGACGGCGAGTGCCCCGCACCCACTAAACCCGCAGCCTGCCCCGAACCACCCAAACCCGTCGACTGCCAGGAAGAACCACCTGCTCCCACCGGTAAGAAGCCAGAACCACCAACCCAACCCGCCGACTGCCCACCTGAGCCAGTAAAGCCAACACCCCCGCCGGCGAAACCCGAGGTTCCGCCGACAACCCCGGCTCCACCAGCGAAGCCGACGCCACCACCAGTTTCACCTCCTCCAACGGTTCCGCCCACGGTACCGGCTCCAGCTCCTACGGTTCCGGCGGATACGCCGGACCCCTGCCCGCCGGAGAAACCAAAACCGACGCCACCTCCGACTGTTCCGGCGGACGCGCCGGACCCCTGTCCACCGGAGGAACAGACTCCACCTCCAGCGGTGCCTCCTGTCGTGGAAGAGCCTTGCCCACCAGAGAGGCCAGAACCAGAGCCCGAGCCGGTTTCTGAGGAGCCGTGTCCGGAACCGGTGCCACCGGCTGAGTGTGAGCCGGAGGTGTCTTGTTGCGGTTGCTTAGGTGCTGTGGGTGCTGGTGTAGCACTTATTGGTTTGGGTGCGCTTGCGGTAGCAGCACTGGAGTGCCTGGAAGGCGCAATTCCGCCAGAGCCATGCCCACCGGAAGAACCAGCTGATGAGCCAGAGCCTAAGCCGGAACCGAAGACGGAACCAGAACCTGCTCCGGAGCCAGAGGAACCGGTGAAGCCGGGGCCGCCGGTGGACTTAGATAAGGTGCCTGAACCTGATCCGCCACCGAAGAAGATGGAGGCGGTGCAGGCGCAGGCTCCTGCGCCTGAGCCTGCTCCGGTAGCACCGGCTGAGGCACCAGCACCACCGCCGCCAGCGCCAGAACCGCCGGCTGAACCGGCGCCAGAAGAAAACCAGGAAGAGGATAAGAATCGAGCTCGGAAGGCAGGGCAGTGGTAG
- a CDS encoding poly(ethylene terephthalate) hydrolase family protein, producing the protein MSANLNKHLGTLSKRGPHRVLVGDLDYAGVHGKVYTPAEGEGLPAVAFGHDWIKKVKDYHATLRHLASWGIVVVAPDTETGFFPNHRNLAADMESALQIAAGVKLGAGNITVSAKRLGMVGHGMGGGAAVLASVDNSKVRAVAALYPASTAPSATKAARHLDVPGLVIGSSRTDIFGAGNPAKLAYNWKGKVAYREVDKGTQQGFTEDTLKKLAIGVGAFQGGPTETARGLLTGFLLHQLTSENKYDDFSAPDAEGKKFESLTGEDLAEAAGVTRDD; encoded by the coding sequence GTGTCTGCGAATTTGAATAAGCATTTAGGAACGTTGTCCAAGCGCGGCCCGCACCGCGTACTTGTCGGTGACCTGGATTATGCCGGTGTTCATGGCAAGGTTTATACCCCTGCGGAGGGCGAAGGCCTACCCGCAGTGGCCTTTGGCCATGACTGGATTAAGAAGGTCAAGGATTACCACGCCACCCTGCGCCACCTGGCTAGCTGGGGCATTGTCGTGGTGGCTCCGGATACCGAAACCGGTTTCTTCCCGAACCACCGCAACTTAGCTGCCGATATGGAATCTGCCCTGCAGATCGCCGCGGGCGTCAAGCTCGGCGCGGGCAACATCACTGTCTCGGCTAAGCGCCTGGGCATGGTGGGCCACGGCATGGGCGGCGGCGCTGCCGTGCTGGCTTCCGTGGATAACTCCAAGGTCCGCGCAGTTGCCGCGCTTTACCCCGCCTCCACCGCACCGTCGGCGACGAAGGCTGCCCGCCACTTAGACGTTCCCGGCCTGGTCATTGGCTCTTCCCGCACCGATATCTTCGGCGCTGGCAACCCTGCCAAGCTGGCTTATAACTGGAAGGGCAAGGTCGCCTACCGCGAAGTCGACAAGGGCACCCAGCAGGGCTTTACCGAAGACACCTTGAAGAAGCTCGCCATTGGTGTCGGCGCTTTCCAGGGCGGCCCGACTGAAACCGCCCGCGGCCTGCTGACCGGCTTCCTGCTGCACCAGCTGACTAGCGAAAACAAGTACGACGACTTCTCCGCACCTGATGCTGAAGGCAAGAAGTTCGAAAGCTTAACCGGCGAAGACCTCGCCGAAGCCGCCGGCGTTACCCGCGACGACTAG
- the glmS gene encoding glutamine--fructose-6-phosphate transaminase (isomerizing) yields the protein MCGIVGYVGQPGSGRDYYALDVVLEGLRRLEYRGYDSAGVAMYADDKIEWRKKAGKVSALDAEIAARPLPDSVLGIGHTRWATHGGPTDLNAHPHVVDSGKLAVVHNGIIENFAELKSELVSKGYNFISETDTEVAATLLGDVFHNEAEGDLTRAMQLTAQRFEGAFTLLAIHAEQADRIVAARRDSPLVIGLGEGENFLGSDVSGFIDYTKSAVEMENDQVVTITADEVSITDYEGNPAEGKPFEIKWDAAAAEKGGYNSFMEKEINDQPAAVRDTLMGRFDEQGKLTLDELRIEESLLKSIDKIIVIACGTAAYAGHVARYAIEHWCRIPTEVELAHEFRYRDPIVNEKTLVVALSQSGETMDTLMAVRHARQQGAKVIAICNTQGSSIPRESDAALYTHAGPEIAVASTKAFLAQITATYLLGLYLAQLRGNKFADEVEAILAELRNMPDKIQQVIDNTDQVATLAKNMQDAESVLFLGRHVGFPVALEGALKLKEIAYLHAEGFAAGELKHGPIALIEEGQPVFVIVPSPRGRDVLHSKVVSNIQEIRARGAITIVIAEEGDDAVEDYANHVIRVPQSPTLMQPLLATVPLQIFACHVAESKGYDVDQPRNLAKSVTVE from the coding sequence ATGTGTGGAATTGTTGGATATGTAGGTCAGCCTGGAAGCGGCCGTGACTACTACGCTCTGGATGTTGTTTTAGAGGGCCTTCGTCGCCTCGAGTACCGCGGCTATGATTCTGCTGGCGTGGCTATGTATGCCGACGACAAGATTGAATGGCGCAAAAAGGCAGGTAAGGTCTCTGCGCTGGATGCAGAAATCGCTGCGCGCCCCCTGCCGGATTCGGTGCTGGGTATCGGCCATACCCGCTGGGCAACCCACGGTGGACCCACCGACCTGAACGCTCACCCGCACGTGGTGGATAGCGGCAAGCTGGCCGTGGTGCACAACGGCATTATTGAAAACTTCGCTGAGCTGAAATCGGAACTGGTGTCCAAGGGCTACAACTTCATCTCTGAAACCGATACTGAGGTTGCAGCGACCCTGCTGGGCGACGTTTTCCACAACGAAGCAGAAGGTGACCTCACCCGCGCGATGCAGTTGACCGCGCAGCGTTTCGAAGGTGCGTTTACCCTGCTGGCCATCCATGCCGAGCAGGCAGACCGCATCGTGGCTGCACGCCGCGACTCGCCACTGGTCATTGGCCTGGGCGAGGGCGAGAACTTCCTCGGCTCGGACGTGTCGGGCTTCATCGACTACACCAAGTCCGCCGTGGAGATGGAAAACGACCAGGTCGTGACCATCACCGCTGATGAGGTATCCATCACCGACTACGAGGGCAACCCGGCCGAGGGCAAGCCATTTGAGATCAAGTGGGATGCAGCTGCTGCTGAAAAGGGCGGCTACAACTCCTTTATGGAAAAAGAAATCAACGACCAGCCAGCCGCTGTGCGCGATACCCTGATGGGTCGTTTCGACGAGCAGGGCAAGCTGACTCTCGATGAGCTGCGCATTGAAGAATCGCTGCTGAAGTCGATTGACAAGATCATCGTCATCGCTTGCGGTACTGCGGCTTATGCCGGTCACGTGGCGCGCTATGCCATCGAGCACTGGTGCCGTATCCCGACCGAGGTCGAGCTCGCCCACGAGTTCCGTTACCGCGACCCGATCGTGAATGAAAAGACCTTGGTCGTCGCACTGTCCCAGTCCGGCGAGACCATGGATACGCTCATGGCCGTGCGCCACGCCCGCCAGCAGGGCGCGAAGGTCATTGCTATTTGCAACACCCAGGGCTCGTCCATTCCGCGTGAATCCGATGCGGCGCTCTACACCCACGCCGGTCCGGAAATCGCTGTGGCCTCCACCAAGGCATTCCTGGCGCAGATCACTGCGACCTACCTGCTGGGCCTGTACCTGGCACAGCTGCGCGGCAACAAGTTCGCCGATGAGGTCGAGGCCATCCTGGCTGAGCTGCGCAACATGCCAGATAAGATTCAGCAGGTCATCGACAACACCGACCAGGTCGCCACCCTGGCGAAGAACATGCAGGACGCCGAGTCCGTGCTCTTCCTGGGCCGCCACGTTGGCTTCCCGGTCGCACTCGAGGGCGCGCTGAAGCTGAAGGAAATCGCCTACCTGCACGCCGAGGGCTTTGCCGCAGGTGAGCTCAAGCACGGCCCGATTGCACTGATTGAGGAAGGCCAGCCGGTCTTCGTTATCGTGCCGTCCCCGCGCGGTCGCGACGTGCTGCACTCCAAGGTCGTGTCCAATATCCAGGAGATTCGCGCCCGCGGTGCGATCACCATCGTCATTGCCGAGGAAGGCGACGACGCCGTGGAGGATTACGCCAACCACGTCATTCGCGTTCCGCAGTCGCCGACGCTGATGCAGCCGCTGCTCGCGACGGTTCCGCTGCAGATTTTCGCCTGCCACGTCGCCGAGTCCAAGGGTTACGACGTCGACCAGCCACGTAACCTGGCCAAGTCGGTTACGGTCGAATAA
- the alr gene encoding alanine racemase: MLRTRIDLDAISHNVKVLKDMVGPQVNLMCVVKADAYGHGALKVAPIMAKAGADALGVATVEEAVALRRSGIDLPILGWMWDPNQDLTDALASNIDIGIPSLEHAQALVAAESPVRVYVKVETGMHRSGVDEEQWRETFHLLADAPHITVLGLMSHFACADEPEHPLNDAQERTFRRAIDTARECGLDCPINHLANSPGALARPSSHFEQVRVGIACYGLDPVNSGADLRPAMTWASTVSNVKPIQAGEAASYGLTWEAEHDGQLAVIAAGYADGVPRSAQDKLQVGIGGKLYPQVGRVCMDQILVDLGENPYNVVAGDEAILFGEGGMSATELADALGTIDYEVLCLPGGRSRCVYEGGVDLAG; encoded by the coding sequence ATGTTGCGAACAAGAATTGACCTGGATGCGATTTCCCACAACGTGAAAGTCCTCAAGGACATGGTGGGTCCGCAGGTCAACCTGATGTGCGTGGTCAAAGCTGATGCTTATGGCCACGGGGCGCTGAAAGTTGCGCCGATCATGGCTAAAGCTGGGGCAGATGCCCTCGGCGTGGCCACCGTAGAAGAAGCCGTTGCTTTACGACGCAGCGGCATCGACCTGCCCATTCTGGGCTGGATGTGGGATCCCAACCAGGATCTCACTGACGCGTTGGCGTCCAACATCGACATCGGCATTCCTTCCCTCGAGCACGCCCAGGCCCTCGTCGCCGCCGAGTCCCCGGTCCGCGTCTACGTCAAGGTCGAAACTGGCATGCACCGCTCCGGCGTCGATGAAGAGCAGTGGCGCGAGACTTTCCACTTGCTTGCCGATGCCCCACACATCACCGTGCTTGGTTTAATGTCGCACTTTGCCTGCGCCGATGAGCCGGAGCATCCGCTTAACGATGCCCAAGAGCGCACCTTCCGCCGCGCCATCGACACCGCCCGCGAGTGTGGCCTGGACTGCCCGATTAACCATCTGGCCAATTCCCCGGGTGCTTTGGCGCGTCCTTCCTCCCACTTTGAACAGGTCCGCGTTGGCATTGCCTGCTACGGCTTGGACCCGGTCAATAGTGGTGCGGACCTGCGCCCGGCCATGACCTGGGCTTCGACGGTTAGCAACGTCAAGCCCATCCAGGCCGGCGAAGCTGCCAGCTACGGCTTGACCTGGGAAGCAGAACACGACGGCCAACTCGCCGTCATTGCCGCCGGTTACGCCGACGGTGTCCCCCGCAGTGCCCAGGACAAACTCCAGGTCGGTATCGGCGGCAAGCTTTACCCGCAAGTTGGTCGCGTCTGCATGGACCAAATTCTGGTTGACCTGGGCGAGAACCCCTACAACGTCGTCGCCGGCGACGAAGCCATCCTATTCGGCGAAGGCGGAATGAGCGCTACCGAACTTGCCGATGCACTTGGCACCATCGAC